The region GCTATCGCTGCCGATCAGCACGCCCAGGCGTCCGGCCGGGGTCTGCAATACTTGCGGTGGCTGGTCGATGCCACTGCTGATGTAGCGGCGTACTTCACTGTCGGGGTGTTGTTGGCGCAGGGGCTGGCCGAGCACCGAACCGTCGCCGGCGAATACCAGGCTGCTGTTGTACAGCGCGCCAGAACCGACGTGCAGGGTACCCTGCTCGACATAGGGCGATGGCAAGATAATCGAGCCTGCCACCAGGGTCACGCCGAACTCTTTGGCCAGGTTACCGAAAACCTGCTGGTAGTCGCTGGCCATTTGCTGGGCCTTCATGCGCAAGTGAGCATCAGAGCGACGGTCGTCTCCTTCGGCGCCAAGCATGGCCAGGCCGTAACGGACCGGGTTGCTCAGTTCCAGCCACTTCCAGGCTTCACGGCGGTCAGTGACCTGGTACAGCTCGTTTTTCTCCCCGCGGGCCCAGAGCCAGGTGCCGATATGTTCCGGCAGGATGACGATAGTGCGGGCGTTAATCAGCCCTCGCGCACGAGCCTGCTCAAGGTAGGCGGAGAGTTTGCGCTGCAGGCGTTGCAGGTTCTGATAGTCGCTGGGGAACAGCTGCGGCTCTACGCCCAGCAGGTTGCCGTGCTCGGTGGGGACGCCTTCGCTCATGACCAGGTCAATGCGCAGGTCCGACAGGTAATGGCCGGTCGGCCGTCGCTCGGTCCAGAACCCGTAGCCACAGAGTGCGGCAATAACAATCAGCGCCAGGGCGCTCAACAGAAGTTTTCGCATGAAACAGCACAGCGCCGACGAGGGATTCGGCCTCTAGGGTAGACCTCGGGTGCAGTAGGATCAATAACTTGTCACTTTCGGTCATTGAGCCTTGTGCCCGTGCTCTTTAATGTCGGCCTCAGATAACTGACGGGCCCCGCCAGCCTTGGCGAGGTGCCCGCATCCTGTGATTACGCCTGTTGTGGAGTTCACTATGGCCGCCGCTCGTTACCCGCATTTGCTCGCCCCGCTGGACCTGGGTTTTACCACCTTGCGCAACCGGACCCTGATGGGCTCCATGCACACCGGCCTGGAGGAAAAGCCAGGTGGCTTCGAGCGCATGGCGGCCTACTTCGCCGAGCGCGCCCGTGGCGGTGTCGGCTTGATGGTTACCGGTGGAATTGGCCCGAACGTGGAAGGCGGGGTGTACTCCGGCGCTGCCAAACTGAGCACCCCGGAAGAAGCTGAAAAGCACCGTATCGTCACTCAGGCCGTGCATGAGGCGGGTGGTAAGATCTGCATGCAGATCCTTCATGCCGGTCGTTACGCCTACAGCCCCAAGTCGGTGGCGCCAAGCGCCATTCAGGCGCCGATCAATCCGTTCAAGCCCCGCGAGCTGGATGAAGAGGGCATCGAAAAGCAGATCCAGGATTTCGTCAATTGCTCGTTGCTGGCGCAAAGCGCCGAATACGATGGTGTCGAAATCATGGGTTCGGAAGGTTACTTCATTAACCAGTTCCTCGCCGCCCACACCAACCAGCGTACCGACCGTTGGGGCGGCAGCTACGAAAACCGCATGCGCCTGGCGGTGGAGATCGTCAGCCGTGTGCGCGAGGCTGTCGGTCCGAACTTCATCATCATCTTCCGTCTGTCGATGCTCGACCTCATCGAGGGTGGCAGCAATTGGGAAGAGATCGTGCAATTGGCCCAAGCGATCGAGAAGGCGGGTGCAACCATCATCAACACCGGCATCGGCTGGCACGAAGCGCGAATCCCAACCATCGCCACCAAGGTTCCGCGGGCCGCTTTCAGCAAAGTTACGGCCAAATTGCGCGGCGCGGTACAGATCCCGTTGATCACCACCAACCGCATCAATACCCCGGAAGTGGCCGAACAGATTCTCGCCGAAGGCGATGCCGACATGGTGTCGATGGCGCGTCCGTTCCTCGCCGACCCTGAATTCGTCAACAAGGCGGCGGCCGGCCGTGGTGACGAGATCAACACTTGCATCGGTTGTAATCAGGCCTGTCTGGATCACACCTTTGGCGGCAAGTTGACCAGTTGCCTGGTCAACCCACGTGCCTGTCATGAAACCGAGCTCAATTATCTGCCTGTCACTCAGGTCAAGCAGATCGCTGTCGTCGGCGCCGGCCCGGCCGGGCTTGCTGCGGCCACCGTGGCGGCCGAGCGCGGCCATCAGGTGACGTTGTTCGATTCGGCCAGTGAGATCGGTGGCCAGTTCAATGTAGCCAAGCGTGTACCGGGCAAGGAAGAGTTCTACGAAACCCTGCGCTACTTCAAGCGCAAGCTGCAGACTACCGGTGTGGAGGTGTGCCTCAACACCCGTGTCGATGTCGAGCAGCTGGCAAGCGCTGGCTATGACGAGATCATTCTGGCGACCGGTATCGCACCGCGCTTGCCTGCCATTGCGGGGATCGAGCACAGCAAAGTGCTGAGTTATCTGGACGTCCTGCTTGAGCGCAAGCCGGTGGGCCAGAAGGTGGCGGTGATCGGCGCTGGCGGCATTGGCTTCGATGTCAGCGAGTACTTGGTTCACCAAGGTGTGGCCACCAGTCAGGATCGCGAGGCATTCTGGAAAGAATGGGGGATCGACACCGCCTTGAATGCGCGTGGTGGTGTGGCTGGTATCAAAGCCGAGCCGCATGCTCCGGCGCGTCAGGTATTCCTCCTGCAGCGCAAGAAAACCAAGGTCGGCGACGGCCTGGGCAAGACCACAGGCTGGATTCACCGCACCGGCTTGAAGAACAAGCAGGTTCAGATGCTCAACAGTGTCGAATACCTGAGCATCGATGATGCCGGTCTGCATATCCGTATTGGTGAGGGGGAGCCGCAACTTCTGCCAGTTGATAATGTGGTCATCTGTGCCGGGCAAGACCCGCTGCGTGAGTTGTACGATGGCCTGCAGGCTGCCGGGCAGTCGGTGCATTTGATTGGCGGCGCCGACGTGGCCGCCGAGCTGGATGCCAAGCGGGCGATCAACCAGGGTTCACGTCTGGCGGCTGAGCTCTAAGCTTAAAGCTTTGCGCGCGTCGGGGTGTCTGTCCCGTCGCGCTGTTAGACTGCTACATCCTTGTGGCAGCGATCTGTACATGACTGGCTTTGATGTTCTTCCCCATGCGCCTCTGCAACGACTTCAATTGGACTGGCTGCTGCCGTTCGGCGTTGAGCTGGCGGTGCTGCGCCTGGATCTTATTGACCCGCTGATCAGTGGCAACAAGTGGTTCAAGCTTGTTGAGCACTTGCGACTGGCTGAAAACGCCGGAGCCGCAGGTGTGATCAGCCTTGGCGGTGCGCATTCGAATCACCTTCACGCCTTGGCTGCTGCCGGTAAACGCTTCGGCTTCGCCACTGCTGGCCTGTTGCGCGGTCATCCACAAGCCACGCCCACGGTACGCGACCTGCAAGATTTCGGTATGCAGTTGCATTGGCTTGGATATGCAGGATACCGAGCTCGTCATCACGCGCAATTCTGGCAGCCTTGGCAGGCACAATACCCGGGTTGGCATTGCGTTCCCGAAGGCGGAGCAGGGGCGCTTGGGGTCAAAGGCTGCGCCTTGATCGTTGAACAGGCGCAGGCCCAACTGGCGAACATCGGTTGGCTGGACTATGACGGCTGGTGGCTGGCGGCGGGTACCGGTACGACCTTGGCAGGGCTGGTGCTGGCCGAGCGCGGGGCTCATCAGGTTCATGGTGCCTTGGCAGTTCCATGGGACCACGGTGTGCCTGCGCAGGTCGAAGCCCTGGCCGGGACGAGCGGTTATCGACTGTATGACACCTGTCGTGGTGGTTTCGCCAAGGTCGATGAGGCATTGCTGGGGTTTATCGCCGCCAGCCAAGCGCAGTCCGGTGTGCCACTGGAGCCGCTTTACACCGGTAAGGCCCTGCTGGCGTTGCGTGAGCAGGTTGAAACAGGTGCTTTTGCGTCAGGCACACGGCTTATCTTCCTGCACAGCGGCGGCCTGCAAGGCCGCCGCGGCTTTGCCTAGTTGTTGCGCGGCAGCATGCGAATCAGGGTGTTATCTCGCTGCACATAGTGATGATAGAGGCCAGCCAGAGCATGCAGTCCGATCAGCCAGTAGCCCCAACTGCCAATGCGCTCGTGCCAGCCCTTGATGAATTTAGCCATGTCCGGATCTGGCGCAATCAGCGCGGGCAATTCGAAGCCATAGAACGGAATGGGTTTGTTTGCTGCACTGAGAATCAACCAGCCGGCAATTGGCAGGCCAATCATCAACAAGTACAGGGCCAGGTGCATCAAGTGCGCAAGGCCGGTCTGCCATGCCGGAGGGGCCGGGACAATCGGTGGTGTCGGGCGGCTCAGGCGCAGCGCCAGACGCAGCCACACCAGTACGAATACCGTCAGGCCAAGCATGAAGTGCAAGTCTTTCATCAAGTTGCGCTCGACGCTGTCCTTGGGGAACATTCCGCGCAGTTCGATCAGGGCATAGACGGCGGCCAACAGCACCAGCATCAACCAGTGCAAGGCAATCGACAGGCCACCATAGCGGGCTACGGGGGTTTTCAGGGTCATGGTCATTCCTCGTGATCAGGTCTAAATCCGCGTTCTTCTAGACGCAGTGACGTCACTGTAATCGCTGACAAGTGGATTACTCGTCAATTGCAACAAAAAATTGCTATCGGATTATTGATCTGTCGCTAGAATCCGGCGTTTCTTCCCTTCGCGATCCTGGTTTCTCCCATGCTCATGGCGTCGTTGATTTTTCTGCTGACCATTACCCTGGTGATCTGGCAACCCAGAGGCCTGGGCGTTGGCTGGAGTGCTACGGGTGGCGCGTTGCTGGCACTGCTCAGTGGTGTGGTGCACTGGAGTGATATCCCGGTGGTCTGGCAGATTATCTGGAACGCCACGGGTACTTTCGTTGCGCTGATCATCATCAGCCTGTTGCTCGACGCCGCCGGTTTCTTTGCCTGGGCGGCCCTGCATGTTGCACGTTGGGGTCGAGGCAGTGGCAGGAGGCTGTTCTGTTTTATCGTCTTGCTTGGCGCGTTGGTGTCGGCCTTGTTCGCCAACGATGGCGCCGCATTGATTCTTACCCCAATCGTGGTTGCCATGCTGCTGGCACTTCGTTTCAGCCCGGCAGCGACCCTGGCATTTGTGATGGCTGCAGGGTTTATCGCCGATACGGCAAGCTTGCCGCTGGTCGTGTCGAACCTGGTCAATATCGTGTCAGCGGACTTCTTCGGTATTGGCTTCAACCGTTATGCCGCGGTCATGGTGCCGGTGAACCTGGTCAGCGTGGTGGCAACCCTGGTGGTATTGCTGTGGTATTTTCGCCGCGATATTCCGGTCAACTATGACCCTCTGCAGTTGGATCGACCGCGCAGCGTGATTCAGGACCCCGCGACGTTTGTTGCTGGTTGGCTGGTGCTGGCGATCTTGTTGATCGGCTGCTTTGCCCTTGAACCGCTGGGAATTCCCATCAGTGCAATTTCAGCGGTGTGTGCGCTGGTATTGCTGCTGGTCGCCGCACGCGGACACAAGATCTCGACGCGCAAAGTGCTGAAAGAAGCGCCTTGGCACATCGTGGTGTTTTCCCTGGGGATGTACCTTGTCGTCTATGGCTTGCGCAACGCTGGCTTGACCGACGCCCTGGCCGGTTGGCTGGATGGCTTTGCTGCTGGCGGCGTGTGGGGCGCGGCCATGGGCACGGGACTGTTGGCAGCGTTGCTGTCGTCGATCATGAACAACTTGCCGACGGTGCTTATTGGCGCCTTGTCCATCGATGCAAGCTCGGCCACTGGCGTGGTCAAGGAAGCGATGATTTACGCCAACGTGATCGGCAGCGACCTGGGCCCGAAAATCACCCCCATTGGCAGCCTGGCGACCTTGTTGTGGTTGCATGTGCTGGAGAGCAAGGGGGTGAAAATTGGCTGGGGGTACTACTTCAAGGTCGGCATCGTGCTGACGCTACCAGTGTTGTTGCTGACGTTGGCGGCGTTGGCGCTGCGGTTGAGCTTGGGTTAGGGGGGGCAATCTATCGCCGGGTTAAGTGCAGGCTTCGTTCGGCCAGCCATCGCCAACAACAAACACGCGCGACGCTTCCTCCCAGTGATCGTCTGACCTTTGCACAAAACGCACCAGCAGTTGCGCAGGTGCCGAGGGATCAAGCGCCTGGAACCAGGTATTCAACCGTTGCGGGCTCCAGCACGCTTCATCGGTGCAGCGCGCGGGCGCGAGCCAGGCATGGCGGGGTAGGGGCTGCCAGAATCCGGGCGGGCTTTGTTCGACAAACGCCGGCCAGTCGCGCCGGTGCAGCCACTGTCCGCGCAAGTGCTGGGGATGAGCGCCCTGGGGTGGGGCGATGTGTTCTCCCGGCCATGGGTAGAACAGATAGCCCGCTAGCCACAGTTGAGCGCTGAACTCCCCGATATCCAGTGCCGCCAGCGCTTCGCGACTTTCAGCGCGGGCGGAAATCGGCAATTGATGGTCGCTCAGATGGGCAAGCTTGCGATCCAGGCGGTCGTGGCAACCCGGCCCCAGCCAGTGCGCCGGGTCCTTGCCATTAGCTATTGCTGGCCCCAGATAGAGTTTGATCGCCAGTTCCAGGTGGTGCACCCCTTGCGCGTCACGCAAAAGGATATCCAACTCGCCCAAGGTGTGGCCGGCGGTGCGGATCGGCAGGTTCGCCGCAATCAACTCCACGCCTGGCGCCTGCTGCAAGGCAAACTGCCAAAGTCGTTCGTAGT is a window of Pseudomonas sp. DG56-2 DNA encoding:
- a CDS encoding carbon-nitrogen hydrolase family protein, with amino-acid sequence MRKLLLSALALIVIAALCGYGFWTERRPTGHYLSDLRIDLVMSEGVPTEHGNLLGVEPQLFPSDYQNLQRLQRKLSAYLEQARARGLINARTIVILPEHIGTWLWARGEKNELYQVTDRREAWKWLELSNPVRYGLAMLGAEGDDRRSDAHLRMKAQQMASDYQQVFGNLAKEFGVTLVAGSIILPSPYVEQGTLHVGSGALYNSSLVFAGDGSVLGQPLRQQHPDSEVRRYISSGIDQPPQVLQTPAGRLGVLIGSDSWYPSNQQQLANQSAQILANPAFLGGKGSWNGPWRGNRHQPLAASLPIKPGEISEAQAWQQLTRSANPSGMSSMSVFLHGRFWDVVAEGQGFANHAGLNLQSSSANGARMLNLWL
- a CDS encoding NADPH-dependent 2,4-dienoyl-CoA reductase — protein: MAAARYPHLLAPLDLGFTTLRNRTLMGSMHTGLEEKPGGFERMAAYFAERARGGVGLMVTGGIGPNVEGGVYSGAAKLSTPEEAEKHRIVTQAVHEAGGKICMQILHAGRYAYSPKSVAPSAIQAPINPFKPRELDEEGIEKQIQDFVNCSLLAQSAEYDGVEIMGSEGYFINQFLAAHTNQRTDRWGGSYENRMRLAVEIVSRVREAVGPNFIIIFRLSMLDLIEGGSNWEEIVQLAQAIEKAGATIINTGIGWHEARIPTIATKVPRAAFSKVTAKLRGAVQIPLITTNRINTPEVAEQILAEGDADMVSMARPFLADPEFVNKAAAGRGDEINTCIGCNQACLDHTFGGKLTSCLVNPRACHETELNYLPVTQVKQIAVVGAGPAGLAAATVAAERGHQVTLFDSASEIGGQFNVAKRVPGKEEFYETLRYFKRKLQTTGVEVCLNTRVDVEQLASAGYDEIILATGIAPRLPAIAGIEHSKVLSYLDVLLERKPVGQKVAVIGAGGIGFDVSEYLVHQGVATSQDREAFWKEWGIDTALNARGGVAGIKAEPHAPARQVFLLQRKKTKVGDGLGKTTGWIHRTGLKNKQVQMLNSVEYLSIDDAGLHIRIGEGEPQLLPVDNVVICAGQDPLRELYDGLQAAGQSVHLIGGADVAAELDAKRAINQGSRLAAEL
- a CDS encoding 1-aminocyclopropane-1-carboxylate deaminase/D-cysteine desulfhydrase; translated protein: MTGFDVLPHAPLQRLQLDWLLPFGVELAVLRLDLIDPLISGNKWFKLVEHLRLAENAGAAGVISLGGAHSNHLHALAAAGKRFGFATAGLLRGHPQATPTVRDLQDFGMQLHWLGYAGYRARHHAQFWQPWQAQYPGWHCVPEGGAGALGVKGCALIVEQAQAQLANIGWLDYDGWWLAAGTGTTLAGLVLAERGAHQVHGALAVPWDHGVPAQVEALAGTSGYRLYDTCRGGFAKVDEALLGFIAASQAQSGVPLEPLYTGKALLALREQVETGAFASGTRLIFLHSGGLQGRRGFA
- a CDS encoding cytochrome b, with translation MTLKTPVARYGGLSIALHWLMLVLLAAVYALIELRGMFPKDSVERNLMKDLHFMLGLTVFVLVWLRLALRLSRPTPPIVPAPPAWQTGLAHLMHLALYLLMIGLPIAGWLILSAANKPIPFYGFELPALIAPDPDMAKFIKGWHERIGSWGYWLIGLHALAGLYHHYVQRDNTLIRMLPRNN
- a CDS encoding arsenic transporter: MLMASLIFLLTITLVIWQPRGLGVGWSATGGALLALLSGVVHWSDIPVVWQIIWNATGTFVALIIISLLLDAAGFFAWAALHVARWGRGSGRRLFCFIVLLGALVSALFANDGAALILTPIVVAMLLALRFSPAATLAFVMAAGFIADTASLPLVVSNLVNIVSADFFGIGFNRYAAVMVPVNLVSVVATLVVLLWYFRRDIPVNYDPLQLDRPRSVIQDPATFVAGWLVLAILLIGCFALEPLGIPISAISAVCALVLLLVAARGHKISTRKVLKEAPWHIVVFSLGMYLVVYGLRNAGLTDALAGWLDGFAAGGVWGAAMGTGLLAALLSSIMNNLPTVLIGALSIDASSATGVVKEAMIYANVIGSDLGPKITPIGSLATLLWLHVLESKGVKIGWGYYFKVGIVLTLPVLLLTLAALALRLSLG
- a CDS encoding DUF1853 family protein, encoding MNPFPGLIDLPRQLRQSAVRDLAWTLLAPPLLVETPWPQRHPLAASDWVQHPERLQQWLQALDGDSSTLSQWLAQGTTRRLGLYYERLWQFALQQAPGVELIAANLPIRTAGHTLGELDILLRDAQGVHHLELAIKLYLGPAIANGKDPAHWLGPGCHDRLDRKLAHLSDHQLPISARAESREALAALDIGEFSAQLWLAGYLFYPWPGEHIAPPQGAHPQHLRGQWLHRRDWPAFVEQSPPGFWQPLPRHAWLAPARCTDEACWSPQRLNTWFQALDPSAPAQLLVRFVQRSDDHWEEASRVFVVGDGWPNEACT